A window of Mesoplasma chauliocola contains these coding sequences:
- a CDS encoding phosphotransferase — protein MKAISGLSNKIKVQKNDLIKESYSYVNKYLDRVNEIKIYEQLNDLNLSNFIFPYTWTYTNDELISKTHYFENAITLHDTDICKNKMKVVIKLIDEIHTLNLVGIKQFEPENFLNFFVNNTIKCLFDLSIYKEQINEIIKNYWNDSVKAVFSHNDLVKGNFINFKKGWKVIDFEYAMYNHYLFDYASFISESLNKKRWPVFIEMLNLSSQELLKLKDLITYQNYLWIYWASYMFEQTQENIFIEIAKEKYENMQKEINVR, from the coding sequence ATGAAAGCAATTAGTGGATTAAGTAATAAAATAAAAGTACAAAAAAATGATTTGATAAAAGAATCATATTCATACGTTAATAAATATCTAGATCGTGTTAATGAAATAAAGATTTATGAGCAATTAAATGATCTTAATTTATCTAATTTTATTTTTCCCTACACTTGAACATATACTAATGATGAATTAATTTCCAAAACTCATTATTTTGAAAACGCAATAACACTACATGATACAGATATATGTAAAAATAAAATGAAAGTAGTAATCAAATTGATTGATGAAATTCATACTTTAAATCTAGTTGGAATAAAACAATTTGAACCAGAAAATTTCTTAAATTTTTTTGTTAATAATACAATTAAATGCTTATTTGATTTATCTATATATAAAGAACAAATTAATGAAATTATAAAAAACTATTGAAATGACTCAGTAAAAGCTGTTTTTTCTCACAACGATTTAGTTAAAGGAAATTTTATTAACTTTAAAAAAGGATGAAAAGTAATTGATTTTGAATATGCAATGTATAATCATTATCTTTTTGACTATGCAAGTTTCATTAGTGAATCTTTAAATAAAAAAAGATGACCTGTTTTTATTGAAATGCTTAACCTTTCAAGTCAAGAATTATTAAAATTAAAAGATTTAATAACTTATCAAAATTATTTGTGAATATACTGAGCTAGTTATATGTTCGAGCAAACACAAGAAAATATTTTTATTGAAATAGCAAAAGAAAAATATGAAAACATGCAAAAGGAAATTAACGTGCGTTAA
- a CDS encoding nicotinate-nucleotide adenylyltransferase has translation MKNKKRIALFGGSFDPVHTDHFNMAKACHDELNFEEVWIIPTFLNPFKSSTKTSNEERINLLNLIFENEDYIKIDKFEMNNNRVTTTFETVSHFKKMYPQNDFSFIIGSDNLNRLEEWNNFDELINMVNFIVFERNDVYKKEVAQKYNIPIYQFENNFLSSTKVRELKNLNLLTPKVNNYINYHLLYLESRVKPFMDKKRYEHCLNVGEMAESLAKLNQIDPQQAKVAGTLHDITKRWDTSKQIEYLNKYDKTLLEEPKPVWHSYTGAFHLKYDWLINDESIINAVFNHTVGCEKMSVLDMIVFCADKISKERDYENVELYREECFKDLKSGFIRLLINQYETAIKVHGKDSIGDKLIKTYNYYVKGEK, from the coding sequence ATGAAAAATAAAAAAAGAATAGCACTTTTTGGAGGCAGTTTTGACCCAGTCCATACAGATCATTTTAATATGGCTAAAGCTTGCCATGATGAACTTAACTTTGAGGAAGTTTGAATTATACCTACATTTTTAAATCCTTTTAAATCATCAACTAAAACATCAAATGAAGAAAGAATTAATTTATTAAATTTAATTTTTGAAAATGAAGACTACATTAAAATTGATAAATTTGAAATGAATAATAATAGAGTGACAACTACTTTTGAAACTGTTTCACATTTTAAAAAAATGTATCCTCAAAATGATTTTTCATTTATTATTGGTTCTGATAATTTAAATAGATTAGAAGAATGAAATAATTTTGATGAATTAATTAACATGGTTAACTTTATAGTTTTCGAACGTAATGATGTATACAAAAAAGAAGTAGCGCAAAAATACAATATTCCAATTTATCAATTTGAAAATAATTTTCTAAGCTCTACCAAAGTAAGAGAATTAAAAAATTTAAATTTGTTAACACCAAAGGTGAATAACTACATAAATTATCATTTACTTTACTTAGAATCACGTGTTAAGCCATTTATGGATAAAAAAAGATATGAACATTGTTTAAATGTTGGAGAAATGGCTGAATCCTTAGCTAAATTGAATCAAATTGATCCTCAACAAGCAAAAGTTGCAGGTACTCTTCATGATATTACAAAAAGATGAGATACCTCAAAGCAAATAGAATACTTAAATAAATATGATAAGACTTTATTAGAGGAACCAAAACCAGTTTGACATTCTTATACAGGAGCTTTTCATTTAAAATATGATTGATTAATAAATGACGAGTCAATTATAAATGCAGTTTTTAATCATACAGTTGGTTGTGAAAAAATGAGTGTTTTAGATATGATAGTATTTTGTGCTGATAAAATCAGTAAAGAACGCGATTATGAAAATGTTGAGTTGTATCGTGAAGAGTGTTTCAAAGATTTAAAATCAGGTTTTATTAGATTGTTAATAAACCAATATGAAACAGCAATTAAGGTTCATGGTAAAGATTCAATTGGTGATAAATTAATTAAAACTTACAATTATTATGTCAAAGGAGAAAAATAA
- a CDS encoding helix-turn-helix domain-containing protein yields MEKYNKEDALILIIASNLRKIRYRKGLTQEELGFRSGLSKNYISDFERGRRNITIKVFQRLIESLEIEPGELLVT; encoded by the coding sequence ATGGAAAAGTATAATAAAGAGGATGCATTAATTTTAATTATTGCTTCTAATTTAAGAAAAATCAGATATCGTAAAGGTTTAACTCAAGAAGAACTAGGTTTTAGGTCAGGTCTTTCAAAAAATTATATTTCTGATTTTGAAAGAGGAAGAAGAAATATAACAATCAAAGTTTTTCAAAGACTTATTGAGAGTCTTGAGATAGAGCCAGGGGAATTATTAGTAACTTAG
- a CDS encoding ComEC/Rec2 family competence protein yields the protein MFTKKEYKKSYTILWFIFFILVYINNAYWTSEKIELGSNVEQLAKVIKIKQNYIILKINHTKFYIQSVNNQLVEGQKVLIKGEIQKFIFHSNYYQFNFKEFLSKDFINYQIKVTNMEVVDNKNLRVFLFNIFNLNQKHELFKLFFLNKFNSDDLLVQGLNDISLKYLINFNFINIFLLIKYANKKRKVKKFNRILFILILLFWSYLTVWPLLITRIVIKEFLTLFKKTLGNKSTINLVTILIMMSLFQNFVFNTAFWYINLIILINSFIDWKVKKHWSKTLGLFIFLNLLNIYFNYQLNLTSFIHAFILSPIIFIYYLLIPLIAIVKKDYLNMLYDVLLLIIMILKKISIIINVGKQNIFFLIFGLLMHISIINANFKLVYKLNFITLFITAYFISWILKPSDYMTMLNVGNANSFVYHNKWNNLTILFDVGVGKGRSTDLVKDFLIYNGINKIDLIFISHNHEDHYNNLFSIKENFKVNQIFYNNSFNELIQIKNITINVFLNPFANSENNKSLVLLVDIGTTRTLFMGDAEKETENYLLSRVDFLYLINLKKVNILQVGHHGSKTSSNFAFLKLINPDIALISGENEGGNKRFPHQQTLDNLSMLNIKYYVTNGVNNYFVLLKNLKIIKK from the coding sequence TTGTTTACAAAAAAAGAATATAAAAAGTCTTATACTATTTTATGATTTATATTTTTTATACTTGTTTATATAAATAATGCTTATTGAACAAGTGAAAAAATTGAGCTTGGCTCAAATGTTGAGCAATTAGCTAAAGTTATTAAAATAAAGCAAAACTATATTATTTTAAAAATAAATCATACTAAATTTTATATTCAATCAGTAAATAATCAATTAGTTGAAGGACAAAAAGTTTTAATTAAAGGTGAAATTCAAAAGTTTATTTTTCATTCAAATTATTATCAGTTTAATTTTAAAGAATTTTTAAGTAAAGACTTTATAAATTATCAAATAAAAGTTACAAATATGGAAGTCGTAGATAACAAAAATTTAAGAGTATTCTTATTTAATATTTTTAATCTAAATCAAAAGCATGAGCTATTTAAACTATTTTTTCTAAATAAATTTAACTCGGATGATTTACTTGTACAAGGCTTAAATGATATAAGTTTAAAATATTTAATTAATTTTAATTTCATTAATATTTTTTTATTGATAAAATACGCAAATAAAAAAAGAAAAGTTAAAAAATTTAATAGAATTCTATTCATTCTTATTTTGTTATTTTGAAGTTATCTTACTGTTTGACCTTTATTAATAACAAGAATAGTTATAAAAGAGTTTTTGACATTGTTTAAGAAAACTTTGGGTAATAAAAGCACAATAAATTTAGTGACAATTTTAATTATGATGAGTCTATTTCAAAATTTTGTTTTTAATACTGCATTTTGATATATTAATTTAATAATTTTAATAAATTCATTTATTGATTGAAAAGTAAAAAAACATTGATCAAAAACTTTAGGCTTATTTATATTTTTAAATTTATTAAATATTTATTTTAATTATCAATTAAATCTAACTTCATTTATACATGCTTTTATATTATCCCCTATTATTTTTATATACTATCTTTTAATCCCTTTAATAGCTATAGTAAAAAAAGACTATCTTAATATGCTTTATGATGTATTACTATTAATAATTATGATTCTTAAAAAGATAAGCATAATTATTAATGTAGGTAAACAAAACATATTTTTTCTAATTTTTGGATTGTTAATGCACATTTCCATAATTAATGCAAATTTTAAATTAGTTTATAAATTAAATTTTATTACTTTATTTATAACTGCATATTTTATTTCATGAATTTTGAAGCCTTCTGATTACATGACAATGCTTAATGTTGGAAATGCTAATAGCTTTGTTTATCATAATAAATGAAATAACCTAACTATATTATTTGATGTTGGTGTTGGTAAAGGCAGAAGCACTGATTTAGTAAAAGATTTTTTAATTTATAATGGTATAAATAAAATTGATTTAATATTTATATCTCATAATCATGAAGATCACTACAATAATTTATTTAGTATCAAAGAAAATTTCAAAGTTAATCAAATTTTTTATAACAATTCGTTTAATGAACTGATTCAAATTAAAAATATTACAATAAATGTTTTTTTAAATCCTTTTGCAAATTCAGAAAATAATAAAAGTCTAGTATTATTAGTTGACATTGGTACCACAAGGACATTATTTATGGGAGATGCCGAAAAAGAAACAGAGAACTATTTGTTAAGTAGAGTAGATTTTTTGTATTTAATAAATTTAAAAAAAGTAAATATTTTACAAGTTGGTCATCATGGGAGCAAAACAAGTTCAAACTTTGCTTTTCTTAAATTAATAAATCCTGATATAGCTTTAATAAGCGGAGAAAATGAGGGAGGAAATAAAAGATTTCCACATCAGCAGACTTTAGATAATTTAAGCATGCTTAATATTAAATACTATGTAACAAATGGAGTAAATAATTATTTTGTACTTTTAAAAAACTTAAAAATTATAAAAAAATAA
- a CDS encoding AEC family transporter, translated as MLYSSSLKAMTDVLSNFNFWSILIAASFIIFIGFIFQKKSLIFADWEKVIVKIILYAALPALALKSFLIDINTNQIWESILIAIIGLIFYTSLTFASKYFFINKSKSIQDTLGMSIAFSSAVYFGVMIIKAISPAAQQQSIDLYSSLFLIGFWIFMYSAADNIMKKKRYDEVEIQKVLIGTKEGFLNFIKVFKNPVIIATFLGIFLWLFQLIPGLNIIYINDESYSISRIDQYIPGLSQVLGILAPLASPLAWFSMGAVLAKSEIKEAFKSKLVWWAVFVKNMITPMICVILFILFSLILKSTTGAGITSLAFVLCVAIIASPTANTIVGYAIIYNKEPKIASHVGTLTILTGIINIPFWILIASAIGATNLFA; from the coding sequence ATGTTATATAGCAGTTCACTAAAAGCAATGACAGATGTTTTGTCTAATTTTAATTTTTGAAGCATTTTAATAGCAGCTTCATTCATTATTTTTATAGGATTTATATTTCAAAAAAAATCTTTAATTTTTGCTGATTGAGAAAAAGTAATAGTTAAAATAATTTTATATGCTGCTTTACCAGCTTTAGCTTTAAAAAGTTTTTTAATAGATATTAATACAAACCAAATTTGAGAATCAATTTTAATAGCAATTATAGGATTAATTTTTTATACAAGTCTTACTTTTGCTTCAAAATATTTCTTTATAAATAAATCTAAATCAATTCAAGATACTTTAGGAATGAGTATTGCTTTTTCTTCTGCTGTTTATTTTGGAGTTATGATTATTAAAGCAATTTCTCCAGCTGCTCAACAACAAAGTATAGATTTATATTCATCTTTATTTTTAATAGGTTTTTGAATTTTTATGTATTCAGCAGCTGATAACATAATGAAGAAAAAAAGATATGATGAAGTTGAAATACAAAAAGTTTTAATAGGCACAAAAGAAGGTTTTTTGAATTTTATTAAAGTTTTTAAAAATCCTGTAATTATAGCTACTTTTTTAGGAATATTTTTATGATTATTTCAGTTAATACCTGGTTTAAATATTATTTATATAAATGATGAGAGCTATTCAATTAGTAGAATTGATCAATACATTCCAGGGTTAAGCCAAGTTCTTGGTATTTTAGCACCATTAGCAAGTCCACTAGCATGATTTTCAATGGGAGCTGTATTGGCTAAAAGTGAAATTAAAGAAGCATTTAAGTCAAAATTAGTTTGATGAGCTGTTTTTGTTAAAAATATGATAACTCCGATGATTTGTGTTATTTTATTTATTTTATTTAGTTTAATATTAAAATCAACAACAGGTGCAGGAATCACTTCATTAGCTTTTGTATTATGTGTTGCAATTATTGCTTCGCCAACAGCTAATACAATTGTAGGCTATGCAATTATTTATAATAAAGAACCTAAAATAGCTTCTCATGTTGGTACATTAACTATTTTAACAGGAATAATTAATATACCCTTTTGAATATTAATAGCATCAGCAATTGGTGCAACTAACTTATTTGCTTAA
- a CDS encoding M24 family metallopeptidase, translated as MKKQEIINQLLEKNKAEAILFYSPENRYWFSKFKSSLGYLIITKSKSYLLVDGRYITAARNSKSIPSEIEIREFSNNLFTQIKDILKIHGVKRLGFESDWVHYAEFERYSSVFSEQTLVPINCSEIRIVKDEWEIEQLQKACDITNEVFEAILGFVKPGITEKELQRFVDNEFLVKGAEKISFDTIIASGVNGSMPHAVPTDKVIELGDLVTIDMGCYYNGYCSDQTRTIAIGEIDEKLQDIYNAVYEAQSLGISLVSSGVNAGEIHKQVYNFIEQRGYGGYFTHGLGHGYGVEIHEEPYASAAGNTILKENMTLTIEPGIYIPGLGGVRIEDDILVLKDGYRMLTSSTRELIKLKF; from the coding sequence ATGAAAAAACAAGAAATAATTAATCAGTTACTAGAAAAAAATAAAGCAGAAGCAATTTTATTTTATTCTCCAGAAAACAGATATTGATTTTCAAAATTTAAATCATCATTAGGGTATTTAATTATTACAAAATCAAAAAGCTATTTATTAGTAGATGGGAGATATATAACTGCAGCAAGAAATTCAAAAAGCATTCCAAGTGAAATTGAAATTAGAGAGTTTTCAAATAACTTGTTTACTCAAATTAAAGATATTCTTAAAATACATGGTGTAAAAAGACTAGGATTTGAATCAGATTGAGTTCATTATGCAGAATTTGAAAGATATTCTTCAGTTTTTAGTGAACAAACTTTAGTTCCAATTAATTGTTCTGAAATAAGAATAGTTAAAGACGAGTGAGAAATTGAACAATTACAAAAAGCATGTGATATCACAAATGAAGTTTTTGAAGCAATTTTGGGTTTTGTTAAGCCTGGAATAACTGAAAAAGAATTACAAAGATTTGTTGATAATGAATTTTTAGTAAAGGGTGCTGAAAAAATATCTTTTGATACTATTATTGCATCAGGAGTTAATGGAAGCATGCCACACGCTGTTCCAACAGATAAAGTTATTGAATTAGGCGATTTAGTTACAATTGATATGGGTTGTTATTACAATGGTTATTGTTCAGATCAAACCAGAACAATTGCTATTGGTGAAATTGATGAAAAACTACAAGATATTTACAATGCAGTTTATGAAGCACAATCATTAGGCATAAGTTTAGTTTCATCAGGAGTTAATGCTGGAGAAATTCATAAACAAGTTTATAACTTTATTGAGCAAAGAGGATATGGAGGATACTTTACTCATGGTTTAGGTCATGGTTATGGAGTTGAAATTCATGAAGAGCCTTATGCATCAGCTGCAGGAAATACAATTTTAAAAGAAAATATGACTTTAACTATAGAACCAGGAATTTATATACCAGGACTTGGTGGAGTTAGAATTGAAGATGATATTCTTGTTTTAAAAGATGGATATAGAATGCTAACTTCATCAACTAGAGAATTAATCAAATTGAAATTTTAA
- the rpmG gene encoding 50S ribosomal protein L33 has product MREKYILRCTECKNENYIGKNDKKKEKIEVKKFCSNCNKHELHKQKK; this is encoded by the coding sequence ATGCGTGAAAAATATATTCTACGTTGTACAGAATGTAAAAATGAAAATTACATTGGTAAAAACGATAAGAAAAAAGAAAAAATAGAAGTTAAAAAATTCTGTAGTAATTGCAACAAACACGAATTACATAAACAAAAAAAATAG
- the mtnN gene encoding 5'-methylthioadenosine/S-adenosylhomocysteine nucleosidase, with product MKLIIGAMHEELQYSIDYFDLHKIEDEKFNIYKNDDLMFCITGIGLINSAAQLAYILTKYDIDEIINIGTSGGCDNKLKQGDIVIIDKIYNCVADATVFGYEYGQVPRMPKFYQSNNNLLQGKLKNYQIKNIASSDIFINSQDQIDKFVKKINNQISVLDMECFAYAQTAYLFEKKLSVIKIISDIIGVKDANNVQFSDFIKIAGKEILEILKKIL from the coding sequence ATGAAATTAATTATTGGTGCAATGCATGAAGAATTGCAATATTCAATTGACTATTTTGATTTACATAAAATAGAAGATGAAAAATTCAATATTTACAAAAATGATGATTTAATGTTTTGCATAACGGGTATTGGATTAATTAATTCAGCGGCACAATTAGCATATATTTTGACTAAATATGATATTGATGAAATTATTAATATAGGAACAAGTGGTGGTTGTGATAATAAGTTAAAACAAGGTGATATTGTCATTATCGATAAAATCTATAATTGTGTTGCTGATGCAACAGTTTTTGGTTATGAATATGGTCAAGTTCCTAGAATGCCAAAATTTTATCAATCAAATAATAATCTTTTGCAAGGTAAACTAAAAAACTATCAAATTAAGAATATAGCTTCATCTGATATTTTTATTAATTCACAAGACCAAATAGATAAATTTGTTAAAAAAATTAATAATCAAATAAGTGTTTTAGACATGGAATGTTTTGCTTATGCTCAAACTGCTTATTTATTTGAGAAGAAATTGAGTGTTATAAAAATTATAAGTGATATTATTGGTGTGAAAGATGCTAATAATGTTCAGTTTAGTGATTTTATTAAAATTGCTGGAAAAGAAATTTTGGAAATACTTAAAAAAATATTATAA
- a CDS encoding non-canonical purine NTP pyrophosphatase codes for MNKKELWIATSNEGKIEEFKLLLPSYEIKSVKDLTDYVEPEETGETLLENALIKAQALSKHINGWAIADDTGYFFDALDGFPGVYSKRWACPVTDFKEICKMILDKTKKSTNKNMSMQTAIVICNYSKNACYEALGITKGKIGSQLKVSDHTFGYDYIFKPEPYNVYCADLTEMEKVNCSARAYALIEMRKIIEGEIIDEKSS; via the coding sequence ATGAATAAAAAAGAATTATGAATAGCTACAAGTAATGAAGGCAAAATTGAAGAGTTCAAACTATTATTACCTAGTTATGAAATAAAAAGTGTTAAAGACCTAACTGATTATGTTGAACCAGAAGAAACAGGAGAAACATTATTAGAAAATGCTTTAATCAAAGCACAAGCTTTGTCAAAACATATTAATGGTTGAGCTATTGCTGATGATACTGGCTACTTTTTTGATGCTTTAGATGGTTTTCCTGGTGTTTATTCAAAAAGATGAGCATGCCCTGTTACAGACTTTAAAGAAATTTGTAAAATGATATTAGACAAAACAAAAAAATCAACAAATAAGAATATGAGTATGCAAACAGCTATTGTTATTTGTAACTATTCTAAAAATGCTTGTTATGAAGCATTAGGAATTACAAAAGGAAAAATCGGAAGTCAATTAAAAGTATCAGATCATACATTTGGCTATGATTATATTTTTAAACCAGAACCTTACAATGTTTATTGTGCTGATTTAACTGAAATGGAGAAAGTTAATTGCTCCGCAAGAGCGTATGCTTTAATAGAAATGAGAAAGATTATAGAAGGAGAAATCATTGATGAAAAATCAAGTTAA
- a CDS encoding tRNA (cytidine(34)-2'-O)-methyltransferase, translating to MMKNQVNIVLYEPEIAQNVAAIIRTCVATNAKLHIIEPLGFIFKKEELNRASAGTFDLVEYELYDDWEDFCEKNSEIDLFCISRYGEKPHSDFDFNSYEKPVFIMFGKESTGIPKQIIKDNYDKTFRLPMSPQTRSINVANTVGIVAYEILRQWDYPTLSKTEVQKGKDYILSERWKDEK from the coding sequence TTGATGAAAAATCAAGTTAATATTGTTTTATATGAACCAGAAATAGCGCAAAATGTAGCTGCAATTATTAGAACATGTGTTGCTACAAATGCTAAACTACATATTATTGAACCATTAGGTTTTATCTTTAAAAAAGAAGAATTAAATCGTGCAAGTGCAGGAACATTTGATTTAGTTGAATATGAACTTTATGATGATTGAGAAGATTTTTGTGAAAAGAATTCAGAAATTGACTTATTCTGTATTTCAAGATATGGTGAAAAACCTCATAGTGATTTTGACTTTAATAGTTATGAAAAACCTGTTTTTATTATGTTTGGAAAAGAATCTACAGGAATTCCAAAACAAATTATTAAAGATAATTATGATAAAACTTTTAGATTACCCATGTCTCCGCAAACTAGAAGCATTAATGTAGCAAATACAGTGGGAATTGTTGCTTATGAAATATTAAGACAATGAGATTACCCAACTTTAAGTAAAACAGAAGTTCAAAAAGGGAAAGATTATATTTTAAGTGAAAGATGAAAAGATGAAAAATAA
- the rbfA gene encoding 30S ribosome-binding factor RbfA, which yields MANHKIKGRKEATILRELTIIIEREMKNDILKALSIAEVRLTNDGEVAKIYWSFLPLNKDITKELIEEELEQNKKAIRMKLAHKLSTRTVPDLAFEYDTSLENANRIEEILNKVNK from the coding sequence ATGGCAAATCACAAAATTAAAGGTAGAAAAGAAGCTACTATTTTAAGAGAGCTTACAATTATTATTGAAAGAGAAATGAAAAATGATATATTAAAAGCTCTTTCAATTGCTGAAGTAAGATTAACAAATGATGGCGAAGTTGCTAAGATTTATTGATCATTCTTACCATTAAATAAAGATATTACAAAAGAATTAATTGAAGAGGAATTAGAACAAAATAAAAAAGCTATTCGTATGAAATTAGCTCATAAGTTAAGTACAAGAACAGTTCCAGATTTAGCTTTTGAATATGATACTAGTTTAGAGAATGCTAATAGAATTGAAGAAATTTTAAATAAAGTTAATAAATAG
- a CDS encoding lipoprotein — translation MKKLIAILGATTLTASSASVVISCGNSTTQVYSDFVELANATRPTFDENGNVTKPGSTLIYYIGAKNNLSSKSFEFALKETTGLNQSASLDEAFEKMNTQTNDSSTLAYNFQNIGGAIKTNTNTQDGLKYAQTEVSYNKKRSLWYFENATNNIVFSEQAKSSKIEIHGTTLDEVSDLWTDKTTSKILKDWITPSIARMEYSTQENREWDNSKNGVDKELIQAINENISSRVTQISQSKGPLFLVIQNGEFAGYFDGFETYSDVKDETANQEIAKGASKWNQNVRADFTRMFISSIQNSLVEGSMFTNLYGQSGIKSEFSYSFKKDNIWKWNHWDGWVANDSDTDAEGETTDPGTGEGEDEQTNNFTYNLNNY, via the coding sequence ATGAAAAAATTAATTGCAATATTAGGGGCAACTACTCTAACAGCTTCATCAGCATCTGTTGTTATTTCATGTGGTAATAGCACAACTCAGGTTTACAGTGACTTTGTTGAACTGGCAAATGCTACAAGACCTACATTTGATGAAAATGGTAATGTAACAAAACCAGGATCAACTTTAATTTATTATATTGGAGCAAAAAATAACTTATCTTCAAAATCTTTTGAATTTGCATTGAAGGAAACAACTGGTTTAAATCAAAGTGCTAGTCTTGATGAAGCATTTGAAAAAATGAATACTCAAACAAATGATTCTTCAACTTTAGCTTATAATTTTCAAAATATTGGTGGAGCAATTAAAACTAATACAAATACACAGGATGGATTGAAGTATGCTCAAACAGAAGTTTCTTACAATAAGAAAAGAAGTTTATGATATTTCGAAAACGCTACTAATAACATTGTATTTAGTGAACAAGCAAAATCAAGCAAAATTGAAATTCACGGAACAACACTAGATGAAGTTTCTGACTTATGAACAGACAAAACAACAAGCAAAATTTTAAAGGACTGAATAACACCTTCAATAGCAAGGATGGAATATTCAACACAAGAGAATAGAGAATGAGATAATTCAAAGAACGGTGTTGATAAAGAATTAATTCAAGCAATAAATGAAAATATTAGTTCAAGAGTAACTCAAATAAGTCAGTCAAAAGGGCCTTTATTTTTAGTAATTCAAAATGGTGAATTTGCTGGATATTTTGATGGTTTTGAAACATATTCTGATGTTAAAGATGAAACAGCTAATCAAGAAATAGCTAAAGGCGCTTCAAAATGAAATCAAAATGTAAGAGCTGATTTCACAAGAATGTTTATTAGTTCAATTCAAAATTCTTTAGTGGAAGGAAGCATGTTTACTAATTTATATGGTCAATCTGGAATTAAATCTGAATTTTCATATAGTTTTAAAAAAGATAATATCTGAAAATGAAATCACTGAGATGGGTGAGTAGCAAATGATTCAGATACTGATGCTGAAGGTGAAACAACTGATCCTGGGACTGGTGAAGGTGAAGATGAACAAACAAACAATTTCACTTATAACTTAAATAATTATTAG